TTATCATCACCCAGGAGCGGATGGACGGATTGAACGACATTCTGCCCGACAGCTTGAAAAAGTACCTGGAGCCCACCGCTTTGATTCAATCGGAGGACAGCCGGATAAAAGATACCGCCCGGAAGATAGTCGCTGGAAAGAAGTCCTCCTGGGAAACGGTCCTGGCCATCAGCCAATGGGTCAATAAGAATCTGGACAAGCAGATGACCGTCAGCCTGCCCTCGGCAGTGGAGGTGCTGTTGTCCCGGCGGGGCGATTGCAACGAGCACGCCACCCTGTTTGCCGCACTGGCCCGGGCCTCCGGCATTCCCGCCAAGCTGTGCCTGGGGGTTGTTTTTATGGACGGACGTTTTTATTACCATGCCTGGAACGCCGTCTACTGCGGAAGATGGATCGAGTTGGATCCCACCTTCGGCCTGAACCCGGCCGATGCCGCCCGGCTGCGGATCATCGAGGGCGATCTGTCCCAGCAGAACCGGCTGCTGCCGGCGCTGGGGAATTTAAAGATAGAGATATTGGAGTCCCGATGAAGGCCGGAATAGAGTTGACCCGGGCCGTAAAAAGATTCGGCGACAAGACTGCGGTGGACGGCCTCAGCATCAGCGTGAAGCCGGGCGAGATCTTCGGGCTTTTAGGCCCCAACGGGGCCGGCAAGACCACCTCCTTGAAGATGCTGGCCGGTTTGATGAAGCCCGACAGCGGCAGCGCCTCCATCTGCGGGATGGATATACATAAAGAGCCGGAGAAGGCCAAGATGCAGCTGGGCTACATCCCCGACGACTCCTTCATCTACGACCTGCTGACCGGCCGGGAGTTTTTACGGCTGGTGGGCCATATTTATAAGATCCCCAAGGAGGACATCGAGCCCCGGATCAACCGTTTGGCCGAGGAGTTTGATGCCGTGGCTTGGCTGGACCAGCGCACCGAGGGCTATTCCCACGGCATGCGCCAGAAAGTGGTGATTGCCGCGGCCATGCTGCACGACCCTTTGGTC
This genomic window from Candidatus Edwardsbacteria bacterium contains:
- a CDS encoding ABC transporter ATP-binding protein, producing the protein MKAGIELTRAVKRFGDKTAVDGLSISVKPGEIFGLLGPNGAGKTTSLKMLAGLMKPDSGSASICGMDIHKEPEKAKMQLGYIPDDSFIYDLLTGREFLRLVGHIYKIPKEDIEPRINRLAEEFDAVAWLDQRTEGYSHGMRQKVVIAAAMLHDPLVYLIDEPMVGLDPASMITVRNIFKREAAKGKALLISTHTLSLAQAVCHRIGIIANGKLVALGTLDELRSLSRKQHKDLEDLYLEFTV